CTGGCAATCTGTTAAAACCTTGGGGATTGTCTTTGATTCGGCTTGTGTGGAGATATTACCAACCCAGGCCTGGGATATTCCCTTAAATGGTTATTGCTCTGATCAAGAAACAGCTATTCTTACGCCATAGTCATGACATCTAGAATCCGGAGATGAGAGGTTATCTCAGACAATAGGTTCAATCCTAATTTTAGATCGCGGGTATTATCTGCCTTTTTGATGGGGAAAATCTAGCTCCCCTGTGTATGTCGATTAGAACGGACTGGTGACCGTAAAACTAAAGTCTATAAGTATTGCTGTATATGGATTCCCATTGAGATTGACTGAGTAGTTACCCTCACATCTACCCTCAAAAAGTTTTGCTTGGGAAGATAGGAGAGTAGAGTTTTTAAGATACTGCCGGGGTTAAATTCCCTGTCTTAGGCGTTTCATCTACCAGCCCCAGAACTGGTATGGACAGTTGAGGATGTCAGCCTTTATTTGGTTGTCAGTGTTTGAAGGTTCATTCAAACATGGGACGATCACCAATGAAATTTGTTTGTTATTGAATAACCCAGGCCCTCACCTGGGTATTTTTTTAGGCACGGTCAAACCATAGGACTTTAATCACTCCACTACCTACTAGCGTCACCAGTCCCACAATGAAAGCCCATAGCCGCCCATCAGTAGAGCGTTGCTGAGTACGAAGCTCGTTAACGTCATCCCGAAGTTCAGAGCGTAGGCTATCAACCTTGTCATCAAGAGCTTTTATCTCAGCCTTGACGATGGCAATTTCAGCCCTGACCGTCTTAAATTGCTCCTCCGTTTTAACAATGTGAACATCCAGCTTCTTATCAATGGATTGCAGCAAGTCCATGATCTGCTTGGCTTCACTGGCAGTCATCACATCACTCATTAGCTTTCTCCCTTGGGTTTACGCACCCGTTTTTGAACTGATGGAGCTGCTGCATTGCCAGTCCCCACAGTGGCAACATCCAAGCCCTCGGTCGTTTTACTTGGGGAGTCTAATGATTGCTCCAATGTTTGCCGATATAGCTTGATAGCTTGCCTTGCGTGGTAGCTGCGACCTTCAGGCAAAGTATTAAGCCAATCAACATCTTGTTTTCGTAGCCGTACCGTTGCCGCCGCTGTCTCTCCAGGTTTATCTGGGGCAGATCTGTCAGCAAGATTTTTTAGGCTGCGCTCGTTTATTTTTCTGGACACTTCTAAAGGATATGGATTAGGTACACATCCATATAAGCATATTTAGGCGTTTTCGATGTACACCGATAATAAACCCTAATCTAAAACAGCTTATAATTCGATGTATACTACGATATGCAATAAATTGCAAAGAGAAGGCACTACCGCCAAGCAACACCTTCCCATCACCCACTAAGAGGCTTTTCAATTATGACCACTAAATCTGCTACTGACCTCATCTACACCGCCGCTAACGCCGCCCGTATCCTTGGCAAACGGTTTCAAGGTTTACAGATTCAAGTCTGGTTTAACTGCGTTTACGTCCACACTAAAGGGCAATTCTCCCGCTTCATTTCTAAAGCATCCTTTAAGCAAATGTTTGTAGATTTCCGCAAAGCTGGGGCCAAAGCCTTAACCGTCACCGCTAACTTATTCGTTCCTAACACTTTCAAAGTTCGCAATGGAACTAAAGACACTGCCTACGATGTCTTGATTATTGAGAAAAATATTACTTGCGGTTGTGAAGATTACAACAACCAAATGGAAGCCTTTAATAAAGGGGTTTGTAAGCATGGTTATGCTGTCTTAAACCATCTCGGCTACAACTCCTTAGCCGATTATGTAAGAGCCTAAAACGCTCTAATGGGGAAGCTCCTAGCCTCTCTCAAGTAACAGAATTTCAATCATTTAGGAGCAAGGTAATGACTTATTCGCAATACTTGGATCAGCTTCGTGAGCAACAAGATGAGGAACGCGCCGCCGCTGAGTTAGACCGTGAACAATTCATGTTTGATGACAGCCACGAATCTGAATACTGGGATTGTCTTGAATGTCTGCCACCACCTGAAGTTTTAGAAGATACGCCGCAATAGTTTAGATGCCCCTGGGGATGGGCTAATATCCCCCGCTAAATTGCCCCTAGAACACTTGGAGAATGAACAATGAACGCAACCTTGCCTAATCCGCCCAGATACGGATAAATATCATGCTCTAAACGCCGTAAATTTTCCTTGGCACTACTCTCTGCCCACTGAGATTGAAACTTACTGAACCACTCCTTAGCGACAACCTCAAAGCGACTGGATTCACTGGCAACCTTAGCTGCTTTAGTAGCTTGTCGCTCCTTAGAGGGGTCAATGCCCCGATCCAAAAGCCGTTTACAGTCTGCTAGTGCCGCCCGCGCCTCGGATAAGGTGACAAAGGGGTAAATGCCCAAACTGATCAGCTTAAATTTACGCTCGTAGCGATACCTGAACCGCCATAACTTACTTCCCTTGGGAGTGACTTCTAAGTAAAGCCCATAGCCATCTGCTAACTTTTGAGTCTTATCGGTTGGCTTTGCTGTTCTACAAAGCAAGTCAGTCAGTTTGTGGGTAGCCATATCTGAGACTGCATGAACTACCCTCGATACTACCCTCAGATAGCTTAGATTATGTTAGACAATATGAGACTGACCAAGACTAAAAGTAATGCCCTAATGCTTATACAGCAGGGCTTTATAGACATTCTCAGACTGTCTCAGATTGTTCTTTTACGGGACTGACGGGGCTCGAACCCGCAACTTCCGCCGTGACAGGGCGGTGCTCTAACCAATTGAACTACAGTCCCTTGGTTGGTTAAATTAGGCGATCTTTAGTATTGCGATAAATGGGGAGCTTTGTCAAATGCTGTTGCGCCCAAGACTAGCCTAAGCGGCTGTGAGGATTTTTTGGACAATTTGCATTCCTGTCACCGCTTGCCAACCAAAGAGAGCCGTTAAAACAATGTTCAAAAAAATATGACTGTAGCGAGCAATATCGTTTCCCTTTTGCAAAAATGGTGTCAAACTAGCCGAAATAGCAATCACCCCCGTCATACCCAGGCCAACGAGTAAATGGGGGCCGACAAACAGTTTGCCATTATTGAGGTAAGTCACGCCCATGCCGCCAATGGTACCTAAAACCATAAATGCCAGCAGGATCGAGCTAATTTGGTGATGTCGAAGATTATATTTGGCCTGGATCAGTTCTTTTTTAGCATCCTTGTCTGCTGTCCTTGTCCGCCGAATTTGAATTCCCAAGTACATGGCATAGAGGGTTAACCCCAACAAAACCCACATCAAAACAGGGTGAGCAAAGGTAAGGAGCGTTTTCAGAGTTGGATCAAGGTTCATAGTTTTCAATCCCAAATGGGAATCGGCAGAAGGGTCAAAACTGTAATAAAACTTATCATAACCCGAGTTTGAGATCAGTAAACAGCTGCCGCCAAGTGAGAGAAAGAGGTTTCAGGCAAGACCAGGTGGGGCAGAAAAAGTAAGTTCTATTTCCTATCTTGTAGGGAGATAATAACCGTACAAAAGTGGCTCATCGAAAACTCCTGGGTCTGTAGAGCTTCCTCGTTTGAAAAAAACCGTCTTGCTCTGCACGCAAGCTATAGGGCGGTGGAGTATGTCAACAATTGCTCCATTCCGGTTGTCTGGCCCCGCTGCCTGGTGAGGATATTCTTATTGATTATTGACCTTAGTCATAAAAGCTCCAACATGGCCCCAGGCCTGGTCAATTTGTTGGTATAGGTCTGCTAGTGTCCCCTGATTGTCGAAAACCCAATCAGCTTGCTTGATTTTTTCTGACAGTGGCATTTGGCTTTGGACTCGGGCTATGGCCTGGTCAAGTGTGAGATGATTCCGTGCCATGAGGCGACTTAACTGTAACTCTGGGGCGAGGGCTACAACCCAAACCAGATCCACCAGATCCCTCATTGCTGCCTCAAATAATAGGGGAATCACCATCACAACTTGGTCATGAGTTCCTAACAAGGCCTGGGCCTGGATGATCAGTTGCTGACGGACAAACGGATGAATTTGGGACTCTAGCCATTGCCGTTCTTGCGGATTGTTAAAAACAAGATTTCCTAGGGTTTCCCGCCGTAATGCCCCATGCTGATCTAGGACTCCAGGGCCAAAATGCACCTGAATCCTTTGCAAAATCTCACTTCCAGGGGCGACTGCCTTCCGGGCCAAGTCATCAGCATCCAGAATTGGGACAGCATGGGCCTGGGCTAAATAGTGGGCAACGGTTGATTTACCTGTGGCAATGCCGCCGGTAATTCCCAGTACAGTTTTGTTAAAACCCTTACCCCTTGCGGACTCTGACATCTTCACAGGCGAAATCAAACCGGCTAACTTAAGATAAAATACCGATAGATTGTCTTGATTCTATCTACCCTGCTATGGTCAATGCATACTCTCCACTAGCTGTAGTAGAAACTATTTCTTGACAATAAATTCATTTACAAAGTCGTCTGAGTTGTTAGCCGGGAATCCCAGCGCAATTCGGAGGATTTTTATTAATGAAGAACGCCAGTGATTACCTAAATTAGTTGAAACAATTAAATACTATCGAGGATAAATCATGACCCTACCCGATATTAATGATGTGGAAGCATCCGTCCAGGATTTGTTATCCCTGGCCAAAATTGAAATGGAAGAACGCCGCCTCCAGCAGGAACGGGAAGAACAGATTGAGCGAGCCACAAAGGAAATTCGTGAACGCCTCCAGCCGCTCCTAGAACAGGTAGAATCATCCCTGAAAGTCTTTACAGAACAGGGATTTACCGACAGCATCAATTACAAAAAACTCCAGGAAAAAGCAGCAGAACTCCGGGAGAAAATTGCCGATGCCCCTACCCTGGCAGTGCTTAATGTCGAGCAACAAATTATTCTCAATGAAGAAAGACTCCTCAACGAGCGCACCAGTGAACAACTCAATGCTTGGCGGCGACAACTCAAAGAGGACTTACTGGAGATGATTGAGGAGCAGGATGACTTTTTTACCGCCACAGATGCGGCCATTGCGATTCGGGGCTACGTGGCAGACTTGAAAGCGATTAACGCCCTGGACGAGATCGTCATGGCCCTGATGGATCGGATTAACTCCCTCAGTAAAGAAGGGGCAGTAGCAAAAATGCGCGGTTCCTATGAAAATAGCTTGAACTTTATCTATCACAAAGCCTTAGACAATCGCTCTAAGATTGAACGGCCCTACGAAATTCAGCCTAAAGTCCGGCATCGTCCCTCGGATAAGCGCCCCAATCCCTATAGTGATCTGGCCGGAAAAGTGGTGGTCTTTGGGGGGCATGATCGCCTAGAAACGGCAGTCCGCAATCGCCTGAGAGACTCGGGTGTGACCTTGGTGTGGTGTACGGCCCAGGCCGGCCCCCAGTTGATGGAGCAAGCTGAATCTCACGTGAGTTCCGCTGATTTAGTTATTGTTGTCACCGGATATGCCAGCCATAAACTGACGGAGAAGGCGATGAAGTCGGCTGAAAAATGTGGCAAAACCGTTGAGATGATCAACACCACGGGAATGATTCGCTGCTTGGAAGCCATTGAAGTCGGCCTGAAAACTCGCCTGCTGGCCCAACGCTTTGCGTCCTAAGCCTTGCATGGATTGAATTACTCAGATGCGGCTAGGGGGAGCCTACAGAAAAAGGTTGATCAGCAATACTACTGGGATTTCTAGGGTTCTAGGGTAGTGCTCGGTCAGATTCTCAAACTAGAGTTTTTGAGGGGGTTCTAAAAAGCCGTAATGGGCCATCCCTTCTAAAATTCCCCCAGCATAGTGGGCCTGGGCAAAATAGATGCTGTCGTGTTTTTTGAGTTTCTGCAATTCAGGACTGTGATTACCCACCACTACAGCCAAGGTATTGCCCATCAACATTTGTTCATCATTGCCAGAATCACCAGCCACGATTAAATTTCCCATCGCAAAGTTCCATTTGAGGGCAAAGTAGCGGAGGGCATCCCCCTTGGAGGCGCGCAGGGGCAGTAGGTCTAAAAATTGCTCATGGGAATATATGCCTTGGACATGGAGTTTTTGTCGTCTGAGGTGGCGGAGAATTTGGGTTAGGGTGGGGGCCAGATCAGGATCAACTAGGTAGCTAATTTTATGGGGACGTTGATTTTCTGGGGCTTGTAGGGTAATGCCGGGAAAGTCAGCCATGGCCTGTCGGACTAAATCGGGCCGCCAACGGTAATTGATATGGTGCTTCCAACTGGTATCGGGGGTGAGTTTGGGCCCGTAATAAATTTCACTACCTACAGATGTAATAAACACATCCGGCCAGGGGACAGCCCAGGCAGCCAAGATTTCAATGGCACTTTCGAGATGGCGGCCTGTGGCGACTCCAAACCCCAGATTTTTATCCTGATCTAGGGCTGCAATTAACTCCCGCAGGCTCTCGGGATCTCCCAGCAAGGTATTGTCAATATCGCTAATTAACATCCGATCGGTTTCTAAAAGGTGATGGCGAACCGGAGGGGGCGGGGTGAGGGTGAGGAGTTGGCGGACAGGGTTGAGGAGAGAAATATTGGTGCTGGTGGAAAGCTGGCGAATTTGTTGGAGATACTGTTCAACGTGGCTCGTCCAAGCATAGTGTTGGCGGACTCCAGCTATTCCCTGGGCTGACCAGACCTGCCATTGTGCTGGGTTTTTGAGGGCTTGGTGCAGGGCTTGGCGAATGTCCTCCGGGTTGAGTGGGTCAAACAACAGGCCATTGTGACAATGGGCAATAATATCCCGTGGCCCCCCATCGGCCGTGGCTAAAATCGGTAAACCACAGGCCCCGGCTTCAATCAGGGTTAGGCCAAAGGGTTCCGTCAGGGCGGGATTGATGAATACCCCATGTAAGCGGGCGGCTAAACGATAGAGTTCGGGGACATCATCGGCCTGGTGGGTTTTGGGATAGGCCACTTTGCCATAGAGGTCATAGCGATCAATCAGCAGGAGTAACTCTGTTAAGACCTGTTTGGGGCCCGTTTCACTTTTGGCGATGTCCTGGCGGTTGCCCAACACTAAAACTAAGTTGGCCTGGGCCTGTAAGTCTGGATCTTCCCCATAAACTTTCACCAAAGCGGCCACGTTTTTCTTGGGTACTGGCCTGGACAAACACAAAATCATCGGCTTTTCCGGCTCTAGTAAAAACCGCTCTAGCTCGGCCTGGATTGGAATCGGGGGTAAAACATCATCCCGGTTGTAGGGATAAAAGCGACTAATATCCAGGCCTGGGGGAATCACCACCATCTGCTGTGGCCGATAATGATCGTATTGACGGTACTGCTCTTCAATTTCTTGGTGGGTACTGGCAATGACCAGATCCGCACTGCCTAAGGTACTTTCCTCGGCCTCAATCCGGGTGGCAAAATGGAACTGCTCCTCAATGACATCCGCCTTAGCCCCCTGAGCCAGCATCCGTTGCCGTTTAACTCGGCCGAGAGAATGACCTGAAAAGACTAATGGCACACCCAACCAACCCGCAACCCGACAGCCCACATAGCCGGCATCGGCATAGTGACTATGAATCACACTGGGTTTATGGGCCTGAGTCCGGAGATATTTCAATAATTCATCGGCAAAGACATCGAGATAGGGCCAAAGAACTTCTTTGCGTAAATAACGGCGGGGCCCACAGGCTAAACGGATAATTCTGGCTTTTTCTGAGAGGGGTTCCATGGCCTGGGCATAGTCAGGGCTAACTTTGGGATCATCCACCAGGCGCGTCACTAAATCCACTTGGGCCACTTGCGGATGTTTAGCCAGTTCTCGGGCTAGTTCTACCACATATTTGGTTTGTCCCCCCGTATCTGCATCTCGCCCCAATTCCAGATTTTGGCCTCGAATCAGACCATGGACACTGATTAACACGAGGTAAAGGGGATGGTCTTGGATCATGATTTATAGTACCGCTGCCAGCATGTTGCTCAGGGGGTAGAGGGCCAGTGATGCCCACACCGGCTTTCTGACCAAAGATCAAGATACTCCTGAGCTGAATATAATCCGCCCATGCGAGCTGCAGTTCTCCAGATGAAACGACTTCCCCTCTTAGAATAAAGCCAGGCCCCTCCGCTGTCTTGTTGGACAATTATTGAATGTCTCCCACCGCCTCTTTACCCAGTACCTCCCAGGACATCCTCGAAGCTGCCCGCCACCTCCTCTATAACAAGGCTCTGGTCTATTTCCAGGGCAAACCCATTGGTACTATTGCCGCACTTCCCCAAAAAGTTCGCAACTACAGTAATGGTCAGGTATCTGTCTCAATTCCTGGTCAAGATTTGAACTATACGGAGGTGTTTATTCGGGATAATGTCCCCTCCATGCTCTATTTTTTGGTGGATGATCGTCCCGAAATTGTCCGGAATTTTCTCGATATTTGCCTGAGTTTACAAAGTCAACAGCCCCAGACTGCCGGTATTTTTCCCACCAGTTTTCATGTGTCCGCCACAAAACTGACCGCGGATTATGGGCAACGGGCGATTGGGCGAGTTGTTTCTGTGGATGCGACGTTGTGGTGGTTAATTTTGGCCCAGGTGTATTGCCAGTGGACTCAGGATTGGGGATGGGCAGCCCAAGAAACAGTCCAGCAGGGACTAAAACAGTTTTTGCGCTTGATTTTACATCCAGGGTTTCGGGAAGCCCCTACCCTGCACGTGCCCGATGGTGCGTTTATGATTGATCGTCCTT
The genomic region above belongs to Pseudocalidococcus azoricus BACA0444 and contains:
- a CDS encoding tyrosine-type recombinase/integrase, giving the protein MATHKLTDLLCRTAKPTDKTQKLADGYGLYLEVTPKGSKLWRFRYRYERKFKLISLGIYPFVTLSEARAALADCKRLLDRGIDPSKERQATKAAKVASESSRFEVVAKEWFSKFQSQWAESSAKENLRRLEHDIYPYLGGLGKVAFIVHSPSVLGAI
- a CDS encoding mediator of RNA polymerase II transcription subunit 4 produces the protein MSDVMTASEAKQIMDLLQSIDKKLDVHIVKTEEQFKTVRAEIAIVKAEIKALDDKVDSLRSELRDDVNELRTQQRSTDGRLWAFIVGLVTLVGSGVIKVLWFDRA
- a CDS encoding HAD-IIB family hydrolase, translated to MIQDHPLYLVLISVHGLIRGQNLELGRDADTGGQTKYVVELARELAKHPQVAQVDLVTRLVDDPKVSPDYAQAMEPLSEKARIIRLACGPRRYLRKEVLWPYLDVFADELLKYLRTQAHKPSVIHSHYADAGYVGCRVAGWLGVPLVFSGHSLGRVKRQRMLAQGAKADVIEEQFHFATRIEAEESTLGSADLVIASTHQEIEEQYRQYDHYRPQQMVVIPPGLDISRFYPYNRDDVLPPIPIQAELERFLLEPEKPMILCLSRPVPKKNVAALVKVYGEDPDLQAQANLVLVLGNRQDIAKSETGPKQVLTELLLLIDRYDLYGKVAYPKTHQADDVPELYRLAARLHGVFINPALTEPFGLTLIEAGACGLPILATADGGPRDIIAHCHNGLLFDPLNPEDIRQALHQALKNPAQWQVWSAQGIAGVRQHYAWTSHVEQYLQQIRQLSTSTNISLLNPVRQLLTLTPPPPVRHHLLETDRMLISDIDNTLLGDPESLRELIAALDQDKNLGFGVATGRHLESAIEILAAWAVPWPDVFITSVGSEIYYGPKLTPDTSWKHHINYRWRPDLVRQAMADFPGITLQAPENQRPHKISYLVDPDLAPTLTQILRHLRRQKLHVQGIYSHEQFLDLLPLRASKGDALRYFALKWNFAMGNLIVAGDSGNDEQMLMGNTLAVVVGNHSPELQKLKKHDSIYFAQAHYAGGILEGMAHYGFLEPPQKL
- a CDS encoding DUF2325 domain-containing protein, with translation MTLPDINDVEASVQDLLSLAKIEMEERRLQQEREEQIERATKEIRERLQPLLEQVESSLKVFTEQGFTDSINYKKLQEKAAELREKIADAPTLAVLNVEQQIILNEERLLNERTSEQLNAWRRQLKEDLLEMIEEQDDFFTATDAAIAIRGYVADLKAINALDEIVMALMDRINSLSKEGAVAKMRGSYENSLNFIYHKALDNRSKIERPYEIQPKVRHRPSDKRPNPYSDLAGKVVVFGGHDRLETAVRNRLRDSGVTLVWCTAQAGPQLMEQAESHVSSADLVIVVTGYASHKLTEKAMKSAEKCGKTVEMINTTGMIRCLEAIEVGLKTRLLAQRFAS
- the coaE gene encoding dephospho-CoA kinase (Dephospho-CoA kinase (CoaE) performs the final step in coenzyme A biosynthesis.), which translates into the protein MSESARGKGFNKTVLGITGGIATGKSTVAHYLAQAHAVPILDADDLARKAVAPGSEILQRIQVHFGPGVLDQHGALRRETLGNLVFNNPQERQWLESQIHPFVRQQLIIQAQALLGTHDQVVMVIPLLFEAAMRDLVDLVWVVALAPELQLSRLMARNHLTLDQAIARVQSQMPLSEKIKQADWVFDNQGTLADLYQQIDQAWGHVGAFMTKVNNQ
- a CDS encoding DUF4079 domain-containing protein encodes the protein MNLDPTLKTLLTFAHPVLMWVLLGLTLYAMYLGIQIRRTRTADKDAKKELIQAKYNLRHHQISSILLAFMVLGTIGGMGVTYLNNGKLFVGPHLLVGLGMTGVIAISASLTPFLQKGNDIARYSHIFLNIVLTALFGWQAVTGMQIVQKILTAA